A window of Fragaria vesca subsp. vesca linkage group LG7, FraVesHawaii_1.0, whole genome shotgun sequence contains these coding sequences:
- the LOC101309095 gene encoding uncharacterized protein LOC101309095 — translation MFISRSSNTEIKQNRKRSMKKSSEGTSQAPEASLSSSSQSKKEHDVDEEKEEEDEEVVDKDRQQQPSSKNGGVSSSSSTIEENEKSKGASGGGSVRQYVRSKNSRLRWTPDLHLRFIHAVERLGGQERATPKLVLQLMNIKGLSIAHVKSHLQMYRSKKMEDPNQVLSEQGFYTEGGDNHIYNLTQLSMLQSLNHQWPSSGLRYGADASWRGRHDNRHQIYSPYSRTQLFDHHNTRVSGLYGSVAERIFGSNNSTSTTTTTAATAPNTIQFHTNHIQSAWRSRHQISIRVHDELRPFNRHSWQDHSRLDNSNETRNTLKRKAPESSDNTSDLDLNLSLKVPATEEKVLGFGLSLSLSPSSSSSKLGLMKKQEGNGDPDREHGRNASTLDLTL, via the exons ATGTTCATCTCAAGATCCAGCAATACTGAGATCAAGCAAAACAGAAAGAGATCGATGAAGAAATCAAGTGAAGGTACCAGTCAAGCTCCTGAAGCAAGTTTATCATCTTCTAGCCAGAGCAAGAAGGAACACGATGTCGATGAGGAGAAGGAGGAGGAGGATGAGGAGGTGGTGGATAAAGATAGACAGCAGCAGCCCAGCAGCAAGAATGGCGGTGTTAGCTCCAGCAGCAGCACCATCGAAGAGAATGAAAAGTCGAAGGGCGCTTCAGGCGGTGGATCTGTACGACAGTATGTGCGTTCCAAGAACTCAAGGCTTCGATGGACTCCTGATCTCCATCTTCGTTTTATTCATGCGGTTGAAAGATTAGGAGGGCAAGAGA GAGCAACACCAAAATTGGTTCTTCAATTGATGAATATCAAGGGTCTTAGCATAGCTCATGTCAAGAGCCATCTTCAA ATGTACAGGAGCAAGAAGATGGAAGACCCAAACCAAG TTCTCTCAGAGCAAGGCTTCTACACAGAAGGTGGAGATAACCATATATACAACCTTACTCAACTCTCCATGCTACAAAGTCTCAACCACCAATGGCCTTCTTCAGGATTAAG ATATGGTGCTGATGCCTCTTGGCGCGGCCGCCACGACAACCGCCACCAGATTTATAGCCCTTACAGCAGGACTCAGCTATTTGATCATCATAATACAAGAGTTTCAGGACTTTATGGTTCAGTTGCTGAGAGAATATTTGGAAGCAACAACAGTACTAGTACAACAACTACTACCGCTGCTACTGCACCGAACACTATTCAATTTCATACAAATCATATTCAATCGGCTTGGAGATCAAGGCATCAAATCAGTATTCGAGTCCACGATGAGCTCCGACCTTTCAACAGGCACTCATGGCAAGATCACAGTCGCTTGGACAACAGTAATGAAACTCGAAACACACTGAAAAGAAAGGCTCCGGAATCTTCAGATAATACTTCTGATTTGGATTTGAACTTATCACTGAAAGTTCCCGCAACAGAAGAAAAGGTACTGGGATTCGGTCTGTCTCTTTCTCTTTCCCCATCTTCATCGTCCTCGAAGCTCGGCTTGATGAAGAAGCAAGAAGGTAATGGTGATCCTGATAGGGAGCATGGGAGAAACGCAAGTACTCTGGACCTCACTCTATGA